A window from Bordetella petrii encodes these proteins:
- the fliS gene encoding flagellar export chaperone FliS, producing MTYAARRPAGYSARSYTDIGLETQVLSASPERLITLLFNGARAAIAQARLHLEAGRLAERGAAISKAIRIVDEGLKTGLNMEAGGEMAANLANLYDYIVRALLQANLKSDAAQLDAADRLLAELAQAWQAANDPPASPVPA from the coding sequence ATGACATACGCCGCTCGCCGCCCTGCGGGCTATTCCGCCCGCTCTTACACCGACATCGGCCTGGAAACCCAGGTCTTGAGCGCCAGCCCCGAACGGCTGATCACGCTGCTGTTCAACGGCGCGCGCGCGGCCATTGCCCAGGCCCGCCTACATCTCGAGGCGGGCCGGCTGGCCGAGCGCGGCGCCGCCATCTCCAAGGCTATCCGCATCGTGGATGAAGGCCTGAAAACCGGCCTGAACATGGAAGCAGGCGGCGAGATGGCCGCCAATCTGGCCAATCTGTACGACTACATCGTGCGCGCCCTGCTGCAGGCCAACCTGAAAAGCGACGCGGCGCAGCTGGACGCCGCCGACCGCCTGCTGGCCGAACTGGCGCAAGCCTGGCAGGCCGCCAACGATCCCCCCGCCAGCCCCGTGCCGGCCTGA
- a CDS encoding EscU/YscU/HrcU family type III secretion system export apparatus switch protein, whose amino-acid sequence MTRNGPDPKNPHRGAAVALSYGEHDTAPRVVAKGYGQIADTIVRTAREHGLYVHESRELVGLLMQVDLDAHIPPQLYAAVAELLAWLYRLETGAAQDGGSSPAAP is encoded by the coding sequence ATGACCCGCAACGGCCCGGACCCAAAGAATCCGCACCGCGGCGCCGCGGTTGCGCTAAGCTACGGCGAGCACGACACGGCGCCGCGCGTCGTGGCCAAAGGCTATGGCCAGATCGCCGACACCATCGTGCGTACCGCGCGTGAACACGGCCTGTACGTGCACGAATCACGCGAGCTCGTGGGCTTGCTGATGCAGGTGGATCTGGATGCGCACATTCCGCCACAGCTTTATGCAGCCGTGGCCGAACTGCTGGCCTGGCTATACCGCCTGGAGACCGGCGCCGCCCAGGATGGCGGCAGCTCGCCCGCCGCGCCCTGA
- a CDS encoding flagellar protein FliT: MMPPSRPASVLDIYREIATLTDDMLAAARAGDWGVVLACGQRYCESVEQLRRIDAAPPLDHAGREAKYELLVRILENDAATRDLAVPQMARLSDLLGRMKRQQSLLSTYGARTSAA, translated from the coding sequence ATGATGCCCCCCTCGCGGCCCGCCTCTGTCCTGGATATCTACCGGGAAATCGCCACCCTGACCGACGACATGCTCGCCGCCGCCCGAGCGGGCGATTGGGGTGTCGTGCTGGCGTGCGGCCAGCGCTATTGCGAATCGGTCGAACAATTGCGCCGCATCGACGCCGCCCCTCCGCTGGATCATGCCGGACGCGAGGCCAAATACGAGCTGCTGGTGCGCATTCTGGAAAATGATGCCGCCACGCGCGACCTGGCGGTTCCGCAGATGGCGCGCCTGAGTGATTTGCTGGGACGCATGAAGCGCCAGCAATCGCTGTTGTCCACCTACGGCGCGCGGACTTCGGCCGCATGA
- a CDS encoding flagellar hook-length control protein FliK, whose product MSVGPSALGTVLVQRLDAVLGTTMAAHANLISGARPNAVTQPGEAVRPGQTDGTGRAPRQPVDPAGTRGNTVADAKTTDTPGQAGRNLVTRTDTTASAPTTLGQTARTILALLARYPEQAPPARGKAPLWQPATQPAPSAAQPDAGNAARPDAAAAGRAGSAPAPAGSAAASRADAAAAGRPESGATAQTARAGGPAAPLPSAAVLAGALRQALQGSGLFYESHLGDLAFGQRSAEQLRGEPQAQLPRAPAAPGQPSEARSAPSAAPLQSTGDAPAAPGSHGASAAAPHAPVPAGIHPDAAPLVRQQLDILANQALAWQGEAWPGAEMEWEVRRDAPEGAADAEAHWATRLKLDLPRLGLVEARLNLAGDQLVMQLVAPRSAPEIHGAAQALRESLQRAGLTLSHLSVGATAPRPDEPAP is encoded by the coding sequence ATGAGCGTCGGCCCGTCAGCCCTGGGCACCGTCCTGGTGCAACGGCTGGATGCCGTGCTGGGCACCACCATGGCGGCGCACGCCAACCTGATTTCGGGCGCGCGCCCCAACGCCGTGACCCAGCCCGGCGAAGCCGTGCGCCCCGGCCAGACCGACGGCACCGGGCGGGCCCCGCGCCAGCCCGTCGACCCGGCCGGCACGCGCGGCAACACCGTCGCCGACGCCAAGACCACGGATACGCCGGGGCAAGCCGGCCGCAACCTGGTCACGCGCACCGACACCACGGCATCCGCGCCGACCACGCTGGGCCAGACCGCGCGCACCATCCTGGCGCTGCTGGCGCGCTATCCGGAGCAGGCTCCGCCGGCGCGGGGCAAGGCGCCGCTGTGGCAGCCCGCTACGCAACCCGCCCCGTCCGCGGCGCAGCCCGATGCCGGCAACGCGGCCCGGCCCGATGCGGCTGCGGCCGGCCGCGCCGGCTCCGCGCCCGCGCCCGCCGGTTCGGCCGCCGCCAGCCGCGCGGACGCCGCAGCCGCGGGCCGGCCGGAATCCGGCGCCACCGCGCAAACGGCGCGGGCCGGCGGGCCTGCGGCGCCGCTGCCCAGCGCTGCCGTACTGGCCGGCGCCTTGCGCCAGGCGCTGCAGGGCAGCGGGCTGTTCTACGAATCGCACCTGGGCGACCTGGCATTCGGCCAGCGCAGCGCCGAGCAGCTGCGCGGCGAGCCGCAGGCGCAGCTGCCACGCGCGCCCGCCGCGCCCGGCCAGCCATCGGAAGCCCGGTCCGCGCCGAGCGCCGCCCCGCTCCAGTCCACCGGCGACGCGCCGGCCGCCCCCGGCAGCCACGGCGCCAGCGCCGCGGCGCCGCACGCGCCCGTGCCCGCCGGCATCCATCCGGATGCCGCGCCGCTGGTGCGCCAGCAGCTCGATATCCTGGCCAACCAGGCGCTGGCCTGGCAAGGCGAGGCCTGGCCGGGTGCCGAGATGGAATGGGAAGTGCGGCGCGACGCCCCCGAAGGCGCGGCCGACGCCGAGGCACACTGGGCGACGCGCCTGAAGCTTGATCTGCCGCGCCTGGGCCTGGTCGAGGCGCGCCTGAACCTGGCCGGCGACCAGTTGGTGATGCAGCTGGTCGCGCCGCGCAGCGCGCCCGAAATCCACGGCGCCGCCCAGGCCCTGCGCGAAAGCCTGCAGCGCGCCGGGCTGACTTTAAGCCACCTGTCGGTGGGCGCCACGGCGCCCCGCCCGGACGAACCCGCGCCATGA